The Amycolatopsis sp. DG1A-15b genome contains the following window.
GGGCTGGCGTGATGGCGGTTCGGGCACTACGCGATCACGGGAGCCGGAGTCCGGATCCCGTAGAAAAATCGCTCTGCGTGGTGCCGCATGTGCTCAGTATGGCACAGCGGCACGGGGCCGCTCCCGGACCGAGCGCACCCGGGCGTGGACCAAGAGGCTCACCCCGAGCCAGAACAGCGGGAACGCCGGCCAGAAGAACCCGGCGCCCAGCACCGCCCACCGGACGACCACCAGCACGGCGATCGCGACCACGACGGCGAGGTGGACGCGCAGCGCGGGATGGCGCCGCAGCGCCTCCCGGGTCAGCGGGAAGCCGGGCGACGGCGGCGCGGGCCGCGGCAGGTCGGTGGTGAGCGCGGCGAGTTCGTCGGTGAACCGCGCGGAGTAGACGCGGCTGAGGCGCTCTTCGACCTCGTCGAGGGTGAGCCGGCCTTCGGCACCGGCGGTCTGGACGGTGGTGGCGACGCGTTCACGATCGGCGTCGGCGGCCCGGATGCGGGCGGAGCTGGTGTCTTCCATGTCCACCGATGCTCCGCGCGTGGAGCCCGCGGCGCGTCGGGTGGCAAGCGACATCCGGCGCTACGCCCACCGCCGTAGCCGCTCTCGCTGACCGCCCCGCCACCGGAGCGGCTCGCGTCGGCACGCTGTGCCGCACTCCCACCCACCCGGGGTAGCGTGGACGCACGATGGACACCCTCTTCGATCTCCCCGCCGCGACCCCTGTGCGCAAGCCCGCCGCCGGCGGGCAGGCCGAGCTGCTCGACGACCTCAACCCCGCCCAGCGCGAAGCCGTCACCCACGCCGGTGGCCCGCTGCTGGTGGTGGCGGGCGCGGGATCGGGCAAGACCCGGGTGCTGACCCGCCGGATCGCCTACCTGCTCGGGCAGCGCCGCGTGCACCCGGGCGAAATCATGGCGATCACGTTCACCAACAAGGCCGCCGCCGAAATGCGCGAGCGCGTCGCCGCGCTCGTCGGGCGCCGCGCGAACGCGATGTGGGTGTCGACGTTCCACTCCATGTGCGTGCGGATCCTGCGCCGTGAAGCCAAGGTCCTGGACATGTCGTCGAGTTTCTCCATCTACGACTCCGACGACACCAAGCGGCTGATCACCCTGGTGGCGCGGGACCTCGACATCGACCCGAAGCGCTACGCCGCCCGCACGCTCGCCGTGCACATCTCGAACCTGAAGAACGAGCTCACCGACCCGGAGACGGCGGCGGCGAACGCGGGCAACGACCTCGAGCGCCGCGTCGCCGAGGTCTACGGCGAGTACCAGCGGCGGCTGAACCAGGCCAACGCCTTCGACTTCGACGACCTCATCATGCGCACGGTCTCGCTGCTGCAGGCGTTCCCGGACGTCGCCGAGTACTACCGGCGGCGCTTCCGCCACGTGCTGGTCGACGAGTACCAGGACACGAACCACGCGCAGTACACCCTGGTCCGCGAGCTGGCCGGGACCGCGCCGAACGAAGCGGGTGTCGAGCCGGCCGAGCTGGTCGTCGTCGGTGACGCGGACCAGTCGATCTACGCCTTCCGTGGCGCGACGATCCGCAACATCGAGGAGTTCGAGCGGGACTTCCCGAACGCGCGCACCATCCTGCTGGAGCAGAACTACCGCTCCACGCAGACGATCCTGAACGCGGCCAACGCCGTGATCGAGCGGAACCCGAACCGGCGGGCCAAGCGGCTGTGGACGGATTCGGGCGACGGCGAGAAGATCGTCGGCTACGTCGCGGACAACGACCACGACGAAGCCGCGTTCGTCGCGGGCGAAATCGACGCGCTGGCGGAGAAGGGCGAAGCCGACTACTCCGACGTCGCCGTCTTCTACCGCACCAACAACCAGTCCCGCGTCTTCGAAGAGATCTTCATCCGGCTCGGCCTGCCGTACAAGGTCGTCGGCGGCGTGCGGTTCTACGAACGCCGCGAGGTCCGCGACATGATCGCGTACCTGCGGGTGCTGGCGAACCCCGAGGACACGGTCAGCCTGCGCCGCGTGCTGAACGTCCCCAAGCGCGGCATCGGCGACCGCGCGGAGGCCGTCGTGGCGACGCACGCCGAGCGCGAGCGGATCTCGTTCGCGGCCGCGCTGCGGGACGCCGTCGAGGGCAAGGTGCCGTTGCTGAACCCGCGCTCGGTCAAGGCGATCGGCGGGTTCGTGGCGCTGCTCGACGAGCTCGGGACGCTGATTGCGGACGGCGCCGAGGTGCACGACGTCCTGGAAGCGGTGCTCGACAAGACCGGTTACCGCGTCGAGCTCGAGGAGTCGGAAGACCCGCAGGACCACACGCGCGTGGAAAACCTCGACGAGCTCGTCACGGTGGCGCGCGAATTCGCCGAGATCACCGCCGCGGTCGTCGCGGACGAGAACGCCGAACTGGTCGTGGACGAGGGCGTCCCGGCGCCGGGCTCGCTGCCGGCGTTCCTCGAGCGCGTGTCGCTGGTCGCGGACGCCGACTCGGTGCCTTCACCCGACGGCGGCGACGAAGGCGACGGCGGTGCGGGTGTGGTCACGCTGATGACCGTGCACACCGCGAAGGGCCTGGAGTACCCGGTGGTGTTCTGCACCGGCTGGGAGGACGGCGTCTTCCCGCACATGCGGGCGCTGGGCGACCCGACGGAGCTGGCCGAGGAGCGACGGCTGGCGTACGTCGCGATCACGCGCGCCCGGAAGCGGTTGTACGTCTCGCGCGCGATCACGCGCTCGGCGTGGGGCCAGCCGTCGATGAACCCGGCTTCGCGGTTCCTCGACGAGCTGCCGCCGGACCTGGTCGACTGGCGGCGGCTGGAGCCGTCCAGCGGCGGCTTCGGCTCGTTCGGTTCCGGTTCGCGCGGCACCCCGCGGGCGGCGACCACCTGGGGCGGCCGTCGGTCTTCTTCGCCGTCTTCGTCGGGCACGCCGTCGTTCGGCAAGGGCTGGAAGGACACGGTGGCGCTGAAGCTGGACGTCGGCGACCGCGTCAGCCACGACAAGTACGGCCTCGGCACGGTGATCTCCTGCGACGGGGTCGGCCCGCGCGCGACGGCCACGATCGACTTCGGTCAGGCGGGCAAGGTCCGCCTGATGCTCATCGGCAGCGTCCCGATGGTGAAGCTCTAGCCAAAGCGCCACTCGTCCGAGTGAATCCGGCGGCGATCTCTGAGATCGCCGCCGGAATCGTCGTACCCACCCGGTAGAACTGACCCCGCAATCGAACAAAGGTTCGATGGAGGGGGTAATGTGGTGTGGACGCGGTGCTGTTTGGGCTGTTGGCCGAGGGGGTACAAAAATACCTGCGAGGAGTCCTGGGGTCGACGGTTCCGGATCGGGGTCGGGAGCCTTCGGGGGCTTCGGGAATTCCTTCGCGTGCGGGAGCGGAGGCGTGCCGGCTGGCCGCCGCCTGGCGAGCGCTGCTCAGGCAGCACGAGCTCGGCGCGGACGGGCGTTGTGTCACCTGCGGCCGGGGACGCCGCTGGACGACCAGGGCCCGGAGTGCCGCGCGTGTCCGCTCCGCGGGGGGCGCAAGGGGAGTTGTGCCCTGGGGCTGGCTGCCGGTCCGGCAGCCAGCGGAGCTGTGCACGGTGTGGCAGGTCGCGGTGGCGTACTTCATCCGCCGTTTGCCGGGCGGACAGCGGTAGGCGGTTGCGGGCGCTGAGTCGGCTGTGGGCGGCTTGGATCGGATCTGCCGTGACTTCGGACGCCGGCGAGGATTCGCCGCGGTCTGGGGCGGTTCCGCTGTCGGGTGCGATCGGCCTGGAGGTCGACGCGGGCGAGCCGTGTCCGGAAAACTCCCGCGCGATCGGCTCCGGAGGAGCGATGACCGTGCCGGAGCCGCTCGATGACGTCCGGCGGCCTTCGCCGGGGAGCGGAGACGTACCCGATAGGAGTGTTTGCGTTTGGCCCGCAGTGGCCAACCTTGATCTTGTGACCGGTTTCAGCGTACGAGTGGCTCGGCGGAGCGCGTGTGGTCAGCGCTCTTCGTCGGCTGCCGTTGCCCGCGGTGTCCCGGCCGGAGCGGATGAGCGCTCTACGGCCGGGTTTCCGCTGTCGTACGCGCTGGTGGTGCCGGCTCCCGTGCCGGGAGCGAACGGATCAGAGAACGATGCCGCGCGCGGCCAGCCAGGGCCGGGGGTCGATCTTCTTGGTGCCGTTCTGCCAGACCTCGAAGTGCAGGTGCGGGCCGGTGCTCTGGCCGCGGTTGCCGATCTCGGCGATCTGCTGGCCGCACTTGACCTTCTGGCCCGCCTCGACGGAGTACTTGTTCATGTGGCCGTAGACCTGGATCGTGCCGTCGTCGAGCTGGACCCGCACCCAGAGGCCGAAGCCGCTGGCCGGGCCGGCCTCGATCACGGTGCCGTCGGAGGCGGCGTAGATCGGGGTGCCGATGGCGTTGGCGATGTCAATACCGAGGTGGCTCGTGCCCCAGCGGGCACCGAAGCCGGAGGTGAAGGTGCCGTGCGCGGGCAGGCAGGTCTTGGGGCGAGAGGCTTCTTCGGCGGCCTTCTTGGCGGCGTCGGCTTCGCGCTGCTCACGGGCCTGCGTGACGGAGGCGCTGTCGGCGAGCTTGGCGGCCTCGGCGGAGGCGTCGACGGTGTGGCCGGTCGGCAGGAGCTCGGGGGCACCCCCGGAGCCCGCACCTCCCGCGGTCAGGGAAGCGCTGGCGTCCTGGCTGTTGGCCAGCGGCGTGACGGCGGTGTCGGTGTCGGTGACTGTCTTGAGGGTCGAGCCCGCAGCAGCGGCGGCGAACGCACCAGCCGCAACAGCGGCAACCACGACACGGCCGCGAAGGGCCGAAGAGGGCGGGGCGATGCGGTGCGCACCCCGGACACGAACGACCGCACCTTCCAGTGCGTCCTTCAATGCCGGGGAAGGAGCTTGGCCGCCGGGGGAGCGGTGTGAAGCCAAGACAGGGCCTTCCATCGTCGGGGAGTCGGGTCGAGGACTGTGGGCGGGGGAACCCGATGAGCCAACCTCGGGGGTGGTTTGCTCGCGTCCTACTTCGTGACCTGACTGTAATGGGGACCCCGGGACAGTAACGAAGGGGTACCGCTGTCGGCAAGACGTGCCCCCGCTGTCGGCCGATCGGGTGGAACCGCCACCCCGCTCACCTGTGGAAATCACCCAAAGTTAGAGGGGGTTTACGGCGTTCGGTGTGACTTGCCTTACAGGCTTGACGGGTGCTGAAGGCCCACCAAATGGCCCAACGGGGCCTCCGGAGCGTCCGAAGAGCCTCCGAAGGCCGGAATAACGAATTGCGGAGGAGGGTTGAAGCGCGTCCGACGACTCGCGCCCCGCCACGGCTCCCGGGCGGCCCGAACTTGCTAGCGTCGCGGGCAATATGCCCCCACGCGCAGAGCCCCCCACCGGAAGCACCCCCGGCCCCCGCCAAGAACCCGAGGCACGAGGCCCGGACAACGCGCCCCCGAGCCCGCCCCCGCCCCGGCCGGGGTCTGCGCAGGCCCCACCCTCC
Protein-coding sequences here:
- a CDS encoding M23 family metallopeptidase, producing the protein MVAAVAAGAFAAAAAGSTLKTVTDTDTAVTPLANSQDASASLTAGGAGSGGAPELLPTGHTVDASAEAAKLADSASVTQAREQREADAAKKAAEEASRPKTCLPAHGTFTSGFGARWGTSHLGIDIANAIGTPIYAASDGTVIEAGPASGFGLWVRVQLDDGTIQVYGHMNKYSVEAGQKVKCGQQIAEIGNRGQSTGPHLHFEVWQNGTKKIDPRPWLAARGIVL
- a CDS encoding DUF1707 domain-containing protein gives rise to the protein MEDTSSARIRAADADRERVATTVQTAGAEGRLTLDEVEERLSRVYSARFTDELAALTTDLPRPAPPSPGFPLTREALRRHPALRVHLAVVVAIAVLVVVRWAVLGAGFFWPAFPLFWLGVSLLVHARVRSVRERPRAAVPY
- the pcrA gene encoding DNA helicase PcrA, with amino-acid sequence MDTLFDLPAATPVRKPAAGGQAELLDDLNPAQREAVTHAGGPLLVVAGAGSGKTRVLTRRIAYLLGQRRVHPGEIMAITFTNKAAAEMRERVAALVGRRANAMWVSTFHSMCVRILRREAKVLDMSSSFSIYDSDDTKRLITLVARDLDIDPKRYAARTLAVHISNLKNELTDPETAAANAGNDLERRVAEVYGEYQRRLNQANAFDFDDLIMRTVSLLQAFPDVAEYYRRRFRHVLVDEYQDTNHAQYTLVRELAGTAPNEAGVEPAELVVVGDADQSIYAFRGATIRNIEEFERDFPNARTILLEQNYRSTQTILNAANAVIERNPNRRAKRLWTDSGDGEKIVGYVADNDHDEAAFVAGEIDALAEKGEADYSDVAVFYRTNNQSRVFEEIFIRLGLPYKVVGGVRFYERREVRDMIAYLRVLANPEDTVSLRRVLNVPKRGIGDRAEAVVATHAERERISFAAALRDAVEGKVPLLNPRSVKAIGGFVALLDELGTLIADGAEVHDVLEAVLDKTGYRVELEESEDPQDHTRVENLDELVTVAREFAEITAAVVADENAELVVDEGVPAPGSLPAFLERVSLVADADSVPSPDGGDEGDGGAGVVTLMTVHTAKGLEYPVVFCTGWEDGVFPHMRALGDPTELAEERRLAYVAITRARKRLYVSRAITRSAWGQPSMNPASRFLDELPPDLVDWRRLEPSSGGFGSFGSGSRGTPRAATTWGGRRSSSPSSSGTPSFGKGWKDTVALKLDVGDRVSHDKYGLGTVISCDGVGPRATATIDFGQAGKVRLMLIGSVPMVKL